The Vigna unguiculata cultivar IT97K-499-35 chromosome 1, ASM411807v1, whole genome shotgun sequence nucleotide sequence aaaatttactttcatttgtAAAACAGGTGTAAATAGTATTTTTTGTATGTGGGCCTATTTAGCCCAAAAAGGCCAGGGAATGTGAACATTGGAAAACAAGGAACATTTTTGGAGTCAACGAAACCTAGTTGGACCAAATCAAATTTTTGGCCAAACTTAGGCATTAGCATGGGAAGCATATACCAATCTTAGCCCTTAATCTAGATCTAGGATttgcattttaaaatttaatattttccctCTTCTTTGTACATAAATTTTTGGCAAAACGTTAGAATTCTAGAACAAgaattttatatgtaatttcaAGGCATATTAGAGTTCCATTTAGGATAGATATTTGGCTATAAATAGTCATCACTTCCCTTTGTATACAACTTTGGATATATTTGAATTAAGTAAGAGTTCCTTTGAAGAGAAAGTTCTCTTCCTGCTTAAGTCTTATCTTGCATAATTAAATCAAGTGGCGACTCTTTCATCAATTATCTTAAATCATCCTTTAAGTGATAGGAACACCTTCCATCAACTCATAAGTTATTTCAAatttctcttttatctcttctCGTTAGTCAAATTCCTCATTCTCTTGCATCTCCACTTCTCTACTTGTCTTTTGTCTTGTTTCCATATCCATGCTCTTCTCTTGGATGCAAACATTCACAATTATATAATCGAATTGGATTAAATCCATGTTCAGTGGCAAGCATCCTTGAGTTTATTTACGTATTAAATCTTAAAAGTCAAAGAAAGGTGTTTCTCAATATGGTGATGTCAGAAACACAGAAGAAGATCCAGAGTAAAAGGTGTTTCTCACCATGCAAGTTGAGCGTCACAATGAAAGTTGTCATTGAAAAGTCAAGCTAATAAAAGCATTGACACAAAGGACAAAGAAAAACACACAAGCTACAACGATCCTTTCAAGACGACTATAAATAGAACAAAGCAACACAGAAGAACCTAATGTAATATATGCATATTACGTGAGACTTGCATGAAAAAATATTCTCAAGCTTCTAACTGCATTTTATAAAAGATTGTATGCTAGATTTGACTAGAGTTTTTTTGTGAATACTTCACTTATGTAAAGTTAGACTGTAGTGCAATGAGTGATTAGTTCATGGATGTCCTCAATTTTTAGTTGTTGTAGTAGTTGCCTCTGCTAGGTAAGCTCACTAGTGGCTGCTGCCATAGCATGAAATGTTGCTTCTGCATTGGATCTAACCACTATGTTTTGCTTTTTTATTCTCCATGAGATCATGTTTCCTCCAATAAGAACACAATATCCAAAGTGGAGACTGCCCAAACATGGTAGGAACTAAGAGGTAAAGTAATTGTTCACTAAAAATGTCATAAGATGGAACAATCACAAAAACATTCCATGTGCTCACCAGTGGCTGCTGCCATAGCATGAAATGTTGCTTCTGCATTGGATCTAACCACtatgttttacttttttattctcCATGAGATCCTGTTTCCTCCAATAAGAACACAATATCCAAAGTGGAGAATGCCCAAACATGGAAGGAACTAAGAGGTAAAGTAATTGTTCACTAAAAATGTCATAAGATGGaacaatcacaaaaaaaattccATGTTGTTCAACATGTTTGTCTGCATCACTAGGCACAAGGGCATCAAAATCAGCAATTAAACAATCAAACTCTACTAAGATAGGTTTGTATATCATGGTCTTCAAGCTTTATATAGAATTGTATATGTTCTTAATGTAtgttagaagtggactttaaacctaactcaaccccacaaaactggcttataaggtgaggtttgcaccccacttatatactatgaaattgtcttatctctagtcgatgtgggacttccaacacccCCCTCACaccgaggtatatacatctcgtgcgtgggactAGAAATTGGTGGTCCGATAGTGGGTGGAACAATATGCCCAAAAAATCTTGCTAGGATAGACTCtaacttggctctgataccatatagAATTATATAGAATTTTATATGTTCTGAATGTATTGTGTGTCTAATGCAGACCacacaatatgtatttatactaaTTTCGGAGATTATGTAACAGTTGATTTCCTAGAAATCTGTAACAGCTGATTTCCTAGAAATCTATAACAGCTGATTATATTCTAACACTTTACAAAAATCAGAGTTGAGATTAGtaacaaagaaaatatagaaTTGGAGGGCTTGAGAGATCCCTCTTGTgatcttctatttataatgatagAAAACTAATACAATGAGAAGATTAAAAGACTATTCTAGACTCCTAGGTACAACTCATAGAGTGCACTACTTAATACATATTTCAACAATAAGGTTGGAGACAATGTTATAAAGACGAACTGAACATCATTAGAATAAAGACTCTCAGACTTTGTTCCAAACATCAAAATAGGTAGTAAAAGCTTGATATTGGGGTTGCAATTTGCCATCAGTGGAGAACTAGAGAATGCTACACAAAGAGGAATCAATTTGCTTCCATTGGGCTTGATTAGTGCTGGGAATATCCTTTGCTTGTTTGGTCAAATGGTCGTCATGACCTTGACCTTGAAACTATAACTGCTTGATTAGTGCCGGGAATATCCTTCGCTTGTTTGGTCAAGTGGTTGTCATGACCTTGACCTTGAAACTACAACTAGACACAAGCAGCCTAAGAACTGTAGTGGAATGTCTACGGGTGGAATGTCTCCCTCTCTATCAGCTACTCCTATTATTACCTCTGCGAAACTGAACTGGAAAAATTACTCCTCTTGGTCAGCTTCGGTGGAGTTGTGGTTTCTTGGTCAAGGTTATCATGATCATCTTGAAAAAGAGGTCTCTAATATTTCAGAGGAAGAGAAACCTAAGTGGCAGAAATTGGATTTTCAGTTGTGTGCTGTTTTATGGCAATCAGTTGAGCAAGAGGTCTTAGACATTTTGAGACCTTACAAGACATGTTTCTCTTTTTGGAAAAGGGCACAAGATATTTTTGCTAACGACATTCAACGCCTCTTTGATGCAACTCAAAGAGTAGCCTCActcaaacaaatcaatcatgatATGGTTTCTCATATAGGAAAGGCTAGGGCTGCAGTAGAAGAATTGAAGAGTTTTTTTGTGGCTGATTCATTAGAAGATATCAACAAAAAACTTGATAAGTTTTACATGGTCTTAATTCTGAGGAGCCTACACTCGACTTTTGATCATGTGCGTGATCAAGTTTTAGCCGGTGATCAAATCCCTTCGATGGACAACTTAGTTACTAGACTTCTTCGTGTACCTACATTGGTCAAAGATGAAAGTTCAACTGATGTTTTTGAAACATCAGCAATGGTAGCACcacgaggaagaggaggaggtcGGAGCAACCGTGGAGGACGTGGTGGTCGAAGTGGGCATCCTCAATGCTCATATTGTAATAGAATGGGCCATACCCAAGACAAGTGTTATTCCTTACATGGTTTTCCCGATAAAGCTGCTCATGTGTCCAAGTCTGATCATTCAGAATCTAGAATTTCTGATGAAGAGTACCAAGAATTCTTGAGGTACAAATCTGAGAAATCCAACAATCCTGGCCCATCCTCTTCAATGTCAACTGCATGCATCTCTCAATCTGTGGAAGGTCTTAGTCCATGGATTCTTGACTCAGGTGCCTCAGATCATGTCTCTGGTAACATTTCCTCATTTTCCTCCATTTCCTCTCCCAAAAGTCCTCATTTTATTACTGTTGCAAGTGGATCCAAAGTGGCATCTCAAGGAATTGGCAAAGTTTCTTTATCACCTTCACTAAATTTAAACTCTGTTTTGTACATTCCTCATTGTCCTTACAATTTAATCTCTTTGAGTCAATTGACTCGTTCCTTAAATTGTTCTGTAAACTTTGCTGCTAATTCCTTTGCTATACAGGAACATGGTACGGGTCGTCTGATTGGAGAAGGACATGAGTCACGGGGACTTTATttcctaaaaccaagctcctcaGTATCTTGTTTTGCAACTTCATCCCCAAAACTTTTGCATGATCGTTTAGGTCACCCAAATTTGTCTaagttgaagatgatggttCCGAGTCTCAAACACATTCAAGCCTTAGATTGTGAATCGTGCCAGTTAGGAAAGCATGTTAGATCTTCCTTCCCTAAAAAGTCTGAGACACGATGTAATTTTGCTTTTTCTACTGTTCATTCTGATGTTTGGGGACCAAGTCGTGTCACTTCTTTTGgttttaactattttgtaaCGTTCATTGATGAATTCTCTCGATGTACTTGGGTTTATCTAATGAAAGAAAGATCGGAACTTTTATCCATATTTGTGTCcttctttaatgaaattaagaaccaaTTTGGGAAGACAATTAAAATTCTCAGAAGTGATAATGCTAAGGAATATTTTTCTGCTGCGTTTTCCTCATTTTTATCTTCCCAAGGAATTTTACATCAGTCAACATGTCCTcatactccacaacaaaatggcatAGCCGAAAGAAAGAATAGACACCTTATCGAAACTGCACGCTCTCTCATGTTGAATACCAATGTTCCTATTCATCATTGGGGAGATGCAGTCCTCACTGCTTGTTTTCTAATCAATAGGATGCCTTCTTCttctattgaaaataaaattcctcACTCGATAATTTTTCCAAATGATCCTTTGTATCGTGTTTCTCCACGTGTGTTTGGATGtacttgttttgttcataatgtcTCTCCAGGTCTTGATAAACTTTCTGCAAAGGCTATTAAGTGTGTCTTTTTGGGATATTCTCGCGTTCAGAAAGGGTATAAATGTTATTCTCCCTTAACCAAAAGGTATTATATGTCTGCTGATGTTACATTCTTTGAGGACACACCTTTTTTCTTGTCCTCCATGGAGGAGAGTTCATCTATTCAACAAGTCCTTCCTTTACCATCCTGTGATCCCTTGGTTCTTCCTGAAACTCAACCTCAAAATGCTAATGACATTGTTCAACCACCTCTTCTCACATATCAGCGTCGCACTCCAGTGACTCCTTCCTTGCCTGAAGACCCCTGTGACTCAAATCCTTCTCCACCAGATTCTCGAATCATGGATCCTTCATCCTCTTCATCTTCTCTTGACTCCGATCACACTTGGCCTATTGCCCTTCGGAAAGGTACTCGCTCTACTCGTAATCCACATcctatttataactttttgagTTATCATCGTTTGTCTCCTCcatatttctcttttgtttcctCCTTGTCTACCATTAAGGTTCCTAAGAATGTTGATGAGGCACTTGGTCATCCTGGATGGAGACAAGCCATGATTGATGAAATGCAGGCACTTGAACACAGTGGGACTTGGGAACTTGTCTCTCTTCCTCCTGGTAAGAAGTCTGTGGGCTGTAGATGGGTCTATGCTATTAAGGTTGGTCCGACTAGCGCTGTAGACCGACTCAAAGCCCGTCTCGTCGCTAAGGGGTATACTCAGGTTTACGGTCTTGACTATTGTGATACTTTTTCTCCTGTGGCTAAAATAAGTTCTGTTCGTCTTTTCCTTGCTATGGCTGCCATTCGCCAATGGCCTCTGTATCAGTTGGACATTAAAAATGCCTTTCTTCATGGTGATCTGGAAGAGGAGATatacatggagcaacctcctgggtttgttgctcagggggagtctgggTTAGTTTGTAAGTTGCATCGTTCTCTCTATGGCTTGAAGCAATCTCCTCGAGCTTGGTTTGGTAAATTTAGTCGTGTTGTGCAGAATTTTGGATTGAAACGTTGTGAAGCGGATCATTCAGTATTTTATGGTCATACTTCTCCTGACAAATGTGTTTATCTTatggtttatgttgatgatattgttatcaCAGGAAATGATATCACTAGAATTGCTCAATTGAAGAACCATTTGTTTAGCCACTTTCAGACCAAAGATTTGGGTCgtcttaaatattttcttggtaTTGAAGTGGCGCAATCAAAAGAAGGTGTCATCATTGCACAGAGGAAATATGCTCTTGATATTTTGGAAGAAACAGGTCAGACAAATTGCAAGCCCATTGATAGCCCTATGGACTtaaatcaaaaattaacaagagATCAAGGTGAACTTTTCTCAGATCCAGAGAGATATAGAAGGTTGGTTGGAAAACTCATCTACCTTACTATAACAAGACCTGATCTTTCTTATCCAGTGGGAGTTGTTAGTCAATTTATGCAAAATCCCCACATTGATCATTGGAATGCTGT carries:
- the LOC114191934 gene encoding uncharacterized protein LOC114191934, which codes for MSPSLSATPIITSAKLNWKNYSSWSASVELWFLGQGYHDHLEKEVSNISEEEKPKWQKLDFQLCAVLWQSVEQEVLDILRPYKTCFSFWKRAQDIFANDIQRLFDATQRVASLKQINHDMVSHIGKARAAVEELKSFFVADSLEDINKKLDKFYMVLILRSLHSTFDHVRDQVLAGDQIPSMDNLVTRLLRVPTLVKDESSTDVFETSAMVAPRGRGGGRSNRGGRGGRSGHPQCSYCNRMGHTQDKCYSLHGFPDKAAHVSKSDHSESRISDEEYQEFLRYKSEKSNNPGPSSSMSTACISQSVEGLSPWILDSGTWYGSSDWRRT